One stretch of Mycteria americana isolate JAX WOST 10 ecotype Jacksonville Zoo and Gardens chromosome 16, USCA_MyAme_1.0, whole genome shotgun sequence DNA includes these proteins:
- the XYLT2 gene encoding xylosyltransferase 2 — protein MVASGRARKLARRYRLAVATALAILLLQGLVLWTSAGLDEEGPAEERQKKARLPESSDGSKDSDSSAGRRGSASRKHGRWRGRPDSPGALVSKVVRAVTARHKPGRRLPAALDSSSQRNLTEPRGEAQLAVFQQGDTGSVEGAPQPTENSFTPKCEITGKDALSALARASSKQCQQEIANVVCLHRAGSLMPQSVPRHCQLSDKVSPVIQWDESRLQQAPLSKPVRIAYMLVVHGRAIRQLKRLIKAVYHQQHFFYIHVDKRSNYLHREAVELARHYPNIRVTPWRMVTIWGGASLLKMYLRSMKDLLELAEWPWDFFINLSATDYPTRTNDELVMFLSKYRDKNFLKSHGRDNARFIKKQGLDRLFHECDSHMWRLGERHIPEGIVVDGGSDWFSLTRSFVEYVVYAEDQLVSQLRQFYTYTLLPAESFFHTVLENSHACETLVDNNLRVTNWNRKLGCKCQYKHIVDWCGCSPNDFKPQDFLRLQQLSRPTFFARKFESTVNQEVLEILDTHLYGSYPPNTPALKAYWENVYDRVDGLSGLSDVTLTFYTAFSRLGLRKAAAVPAAKADKLCRFEPRGFPSSVHLYFYDDRFQGYLVMQEVQNLATGQAESLEVWMMPQGALKLAGLGEQANRLQNLEVGTEWDPKERLFRNFGGLMGPFDEPVAMQKWSRGPNLTATVVWIDPTYVIATSYDITVDAETEFTQYKPPLNRPLRPGVWTIRLLQFWEPLGENQFLVVPQTFNHKQPLRKDDSNWLHGGPPRNEYMEQSFQGLGGILNLPRSEEAEEDAVRKAQLTGKALEDWTDGAISAFWSVADVCVGSPSACASLETCSKTSWSSLSPDPKSELGPVKPDGRLR, from the exons ATGGTGGCCAGCGGGCGGGCGCGGAAGCTGGCGCGGCGCTACCGGCTGGCGGTGGCCACGGCCCTCGCCATCCTCCTGCTCCAGGGGCTCGTCCTCTGGACCTCCGCCGGCCTCGACGAGGAGGGACCGGCCGAG GAGCGGCAGAAAAAAGCCAGGTTGCCTGAGAGCAGTGACGGCTCCAAGGACTCGGACAGCTCTGCCGGGCGCCGAGGCAGTGCCAGCCGGAAGCACGGGCGATGGCGGGGACGGCCGGACAGCCCCGGGGCACTGGTGTCCAAGGTGGTGAGAGCTGTCACGGCGAGACACAAACCGGGGCGGAGGCTGCCGGCTGCGCTGGACTCCTCCAGCCAGAGGAACCTGACGGAGCCACGTGGGGAGGCCCAGCTGGCCGTCTTCCAGCAGGGCGACACAGGCAGCGTGGAGGGGGCTCCCCAGCCCACCGAGAACAGCTTCACCCCCAAGTGCGAAATCACGGGCAAAGATGCCCTCTCGGCACTGGCCCGGGCCAGCAGCAAGCAGTGCCAACAGGAGATTGCCAATGTGGTGTGTCTGCACCGGGCCGGCAGCCTCATGCCCCAGTCTGTGCCTCGCCACTGCCAGCTCTCGG ACAAGGTCAGCCCTGTCATCCAGTGGGACGAGAGCCGGCTGCAGCAGGCGCCCCTCAGCAAGCCCGTGCGCATCGCCTACATGCTGGTTGTGCACGGCAGGGCCATTCGCCAGCTGAAGCGGCTCATCAAGGCTGTGTACCACCAGCAGCACTTCTTCTACATCCACGTCGACAAG CGCTCCAACTACCTCCATCGCGAGGCAGTGGAGCTGGCCCGGCACTACCCCAACATCCGCGTGACACCCTGGCGCATGGTGACCATCTGGGGAGGTGCCAGTCTGCTGAAGATGTACCTGCGTAGCATGAAGGACCTGCTGGAACTGGCCGAGTGGCCCTGGGACTTCTTCATCAACCTCAGTGCCACCGACTACCCCACAAG GACCAATGATGAGCTGGTGATGTTCCTGTCCAAATACCGAGATAAGAACTTCCTGAAGTCTCATGGCCGAGACAACGCCAG GTTTATCAAGAAGCAGGGCCTGGACCGCCTGTTCCATGAGTGTGACTCCCACATGTGGCGGCTGGGCGAGCGCCACATCCCCGAGGGCATCGTGGTGGACGGGGGCTCGGACTGGTTCTCGCTGACACGCAGCTTCGTGGAGTACGTGGTCTATGCCGAGGACCAGCTGGTGTCCCAGCTGCGCCAGTTCTACACCTACACGCTCCTGCcagcagag TCCTTCTTCCACACGGTCCTGGAGAACAGTCACGCCTGTGAGACACTGGTTGATAACAACCTCCGAGTGACCAACTGGAACCGGAAGCTGGGCTGTAAGTGCCAATATAAACACATAGTCGACTGGTGCGGGTGCTCCCCAAATGACTTCAAACCCCAGGACTTCCTCCGGCTACAG CAACTCTCCAGACCCACCTTCTTTGCCCGGAAGTTTGAGTCGACGGTGAATCAGGAGGTGCTGGAGATCCTGGACACGCACCTCTATGGCAGCTACCCCCCCAACACACCAGCCCTTAAGGCGTACTGGGAGAACGTCTACGACCGAGTCGATGGGCTTAGTGGCCTCAGCGATGTCACCCTCACCTTCTAcacagccttctccaggctggggCTCCGCAAAGCTGCGGCTGTGCCGGCAGCAAAGGCCGACAAGCTCTGCAG ATTTGAGCCCCGGGGCTTCCCATCCAGTGTGCACTTATATTTCTATGACGACCGTTTCCAGGGTTACCTGGTGATGCAGGAAGTGcagaatttggcaactgggcagGCAGAGTCCCTGGAGGTGTGGATGATGCCCCAAGGAGCTCTGAAGCTGGCGGGTCTTGGAGAGCAGGCAAACCGCTTACAAAACCTTGAG GTGGGCACGGAGTGGGACCCCAAGGAAAGGCTCTTCCGCAATTTTGGAGGCTTGATGGGGCCTTTTGACGAGCCGGTGGCCATGCAGAAGTGGTCGCGGGGCCCCAACCTGACAGCCACGGTGGTGTGGATCGACCCCACCTACGTCATTGCCACCTCCTACGACATCACGGTGGATGCTGAGACAGAGTTCACCCAGTACAAGCCCCCCCTCAATCGGCCCCTCCGCCCCGGTGTCTGGACCATCCGCCTCCTCCAGTTTTGGGAGCCCCTGGGAGAGAACCAGTTCCTGGTGGTGCCCCAGACCTTCAACCACAAGCAGCCTCTCAGGAAAG ATGACAGCAACTGGCTGCACGGCGGGCCCCCCCGCAACGAGTACATGGAGCAGAGCTTCCAGGGCCTGGGGGGGATCCTCAACCTGCCGCGCTccgaggaggcggaggaggacgCGGTGCGGAAGGCGCAGCTGACAGGCAAAGCACTGGAGGACTGGACGGACGGTGCCATCAGCGCCTTCTGGTCTGTGGCGGACGTCTGCGtcggcagcccctctgcctgcgcCTCCCTGGAGACCTGCAGCAAAACTTCCTGGAGCTCCCTCTCCCCGGACCCCAAATCAGAACTGGGGCCCGTCAAACCTGACGGGCGGCTGAGGTag
- the LOC142418000 gene encoding uncharacterized protein LOC142418000, translating to MAQPGEASAHTAAAGAAMDGNVLAIVIAATVSTSVFIVAILILLLLLYHRDPMCCQFLCSCRFFQTPSQYDCPPPYFSSSQRLVGPQRGASRLESAAENPGVQGDELFCVGPPSSYRLPSWEQPRLPSYESVRKKDRQREIHQMIAERFGLWAEPSQEMPPPYEHALRHPPAFSGTLISSETLDRRGVPDLFQAPLSYQTQRNTDV from the exons atGGCGCAGCCCGGCGAGGCCTCGGCGCACacggcggccgccggcgcggccATGGACGGCAACGTCCTGGCCATCGTCATCGCCGCGA CGGTGTCCACCTCCGTCTTCATCGTGGCGAtcctcatcctgctgctgctcctgtacCACCGGGACCCCATGTGCTGCCAGTTCCTCTGCTCCTGCCGCTTCTTCCAGACCCCCAGCCAGTAT GACTGCCCCCCGCCCTACTTCAGCAGCAGCCAGCGGCTGGTGGGTCCCCAGCGCGGAGCGTCACGGCTGGAGAGCGCTGCCGAGAACCCTGGCGTGCAG GGGGATGAGCTATTCTGTGTCGGACCCCCCAGCAGCTACCGGCTCCCTTCCTGGGAACAGCCCCGCTTGCCAAGCTACGAGAGCGTGCGGAAGAAAGATCGCCAGCGAGAAATCCATCAGATGATTGCTGAGAGGTTTGGGCTGTGGGCAGAGCCTTCCCAGGAG ATGCCCCCTCCCTATGAGCATGCTCTGAGGCATCCTCCAGCTTTCTCAGGAACATTAATAAGCTCAGAGACCTTGGACAGGCGTGGCGTGCCAGACCTTTTCCAGGCCCCTCTCAGCTACCAAACTCAGCGAAACACAGACGTGTAA
- the MRPL27 gene encoding large ribosomal subunit protein bL27m isoform X1 has translation MATLRRLFLTTPQTSLVAVRCASKKTGGSSKNLGGRSPGKRYGFKKVEGAFVHAGNTLATQRLIRWHPGAHVGMGRNKTLYALEDGIVRYTKEVYIPPPRSSESREVICRLPKGAILYKTFINVIPTTEVGSFKLVTML, from the exons ATGGCGACGCTGCGGCGGCTGT TTCTAACTACTCCACAAACAAGCCTGGTTGCTGTCAGATGTGCTTCTAAGAAAACTGGAGGCAGCTCAAAAAATTTAGGTGGCCGTAGCCCTGGGAAGCGCTATGGATTCAAAAAAGTAGAAG GTGCATTTGTGCACGCAGGCAACACTCTGGCTACGCAGCGGTTGATACGCTGGCATCCAGGTGCTCAT GTGGGGATGGGCCGTAACAAGACACTCTATGCCCTGGAGGATGGGATTGTGAGATACACCAAAGAGGTCTACATACCTCCGCCCCGCAGCAGCGAGAGCAGGGAAGTGATCTGTCGTCTACCCAAAGGAGCAATTCTTTATAAAACCTTTATCAACGTTATCCCTACCACAGAAGTAGGAAGCTTTAAATTGGTCACCATGCTCTGA
- the MRPL27 gene encoding large ribosomal subunit protein bL27m isoform X2 — MKGVLTTPQTSLVAVRCASKKTGGSSKNLGGRSPGKRYGFKKVEGAFVHAGNTLATQRLIRWHPGAHVGMGRNKTLYALEDGIVRYTKEVYIPPPRSSESREVICRLPKGAILYKTFINVIPTTEVGSFKLVTML, encoded by the exons ATGAAAGGAG TTCTAACTACTCCACAAACAAGCCTGGTTGCTGTCAGATGTGCTTCTAAGAAAACTGGAGGCAGCTCAAAAAATTTAGGTGGCCGTAGCCCTGGGAAGCGCTATGGATTCAAAAAAGTAGAAG GTGCATTTGTGCACGCAGGCAACACTCTGGCTACGCAGCGGTTGATACGCTGGCATCCAGGTGCTCAT GTGGGGATGGGCCGTAACAAGACACTCTATGCCCTGGAGGATGGGATTGTGAGATACACCAAAGAGGTCTACATACCTCCGCCCCGCAGCAGCGAGAGCAGGGAAGTGATCTGTCGTCTACCCAAAGGAGCAATTCTTTATAAAACCTTTATCAACGTTATCCCTACCACAGAAGTAGGAAGCTTTAAATTGGTCACCATGCTCTGA
- the EME1 gene encoding structure-specific endonuclease subunit EME1 isoform X2 yields MAESEPRSEESDGEELPTLASLLQASPSLPPPPGVLGHRRSSSPAPKPGRATGVVVVVSSGSEEEEEEEVVEVIPLTERIKRRVEAKREADFQPPQPGGGNAGGGAGLYASGDLLAPGSRGSQEALVSSGEVSCGNQSGMRGVERPSLCPLPASQSDSADKPNRPLVSGASPETSPLPKKPKYSQKERETICQAVWQRRKEREARRRQQEQEKERKRALAKMLKAQRPGECQKYITVVLDPVLLQVEGGGQILSALQAANYSCVVESQAVPCSITWRRKTVSSQMEEGDEWTEEPNVLVLLRLEEFLSMVHNYKQEAQGCTEGQKETLQSYVAHVMEKMPGKILALTVVEVENYFRSLRVQSKKRLQQAAASGNQEEEQGKQRKKKVKDSGLEITRMDVEEALVDLQLSKQVQVSFFESREELGEFATMFTKAVAEAPFKPITDAPRSRSRKTCWLISLCTVVTV; encoded by the exons ATGGCGGAGAGCGAGCCGAGGTCTGAGGAGAGCGATGGGGAGGAGCTGCCTACTTTAGCCTCCCTGCTGCAGGCCTCGCCATCGCTGCCGCCACCGCCCGGCGTGTTGGGCCACCGGCGGTCCTCGTCCCCTGCTCCCAAGCCGGGGAGGGCGACGGGGGTGGTTGTGGTGGTGAGCAGTGGGagcgaagaggaggaggaggaggaagtggtgGAGGTCATCCCTCTGACCGAGAGGATCAAGAGGAGGGTGGAAGCAAAGAGGGAGGCGGATTTTCAGCCCCCCCAGCCAGGCGGTGGGAATGCAGGAGGGGGAGCTGGCCTTTATGCTAGCGGTGACCTGTTGGCACCTGGCAGCAGAGGGTCGCAGGAAGCCCTGGTGTCGTCTGGAGAAGTGTCTTGTGGCAATCAAAGTGGCATGCGCGGTGTTGAGAGGCCCTCTTTGTGCCCGCTGCCAGCCTCTCAGTCTGACTCTGCAGACAAGCCTAATAGGCCCCTGGTAAGCGGAGCAAGCCCAGAAACATCCCCCCTTCCCAAGAAACCAAAATATAGTCAGAAGGAAAGGGAGACAATCTGCCAGGCTgtgtggcagaggaggaaggagcgagAAGCacggaggaggcagcaggagcaggagaaagagaggaagagggcCCTTGCCAAGATGCTGAAAGCTCAGCGACCAGGGGAGTGCCAGAAATACATAACGGTGGTGCTAGATCCAG TTCTCTTACAGGTAGAAGGTGGTGGACAGATCCTTAGTGCTTTGCAGGCTGCAAATTATTCCTGTGTTGTTGAGAGTCAGGCTGTTCCCTGCAGCATCACCTGGAGGAGAAAGACTGTGTCATCTCAG ATGGAAGAAGGAGATGAATGGACAGAAGAACCAAATGTCCTGGTTCTGCTTCGCTTGGAGGAGTTTTTGTCCATGGTTCACAACTACAAACAA GAGGCCCAGGGCTGTACAGAAGGACAGAAGGAGACCCTGCAGAGCTATGTAGCCCATGTGATGGAGAAAATGCCTGGGAAAATTCTGGCACTGACAGTAGTTgaagtagaaaattatttcag GTCTCTCAGGGTTCAGTCAAAAAAGAGACTGCAACAGGCAGCAGCAAGTGGAAACCAAGAAGAGGaacagggaaaacagagaaaaaaaaaagttaaggattCTGGCCTGGAGATAACCAGAATGGATGTGGAAGAA GCCTTGGTGGATCTACAGCTGTCCAAACAAGTCCAAGTCAGCTTTTTTGAGAGCCGGGAGGAGCTTGGAGAATTTGCCACTATGTTCACAAAAGCTGTAGCTGAAGCACCGTTCAA GCCTATAACAGATGCTCCTcggagcaggagcaggaaaacATGCTGGCTAATATCCCTGTGCACCGTGGTGACGGTGTGA
- the EME1 gene encoding structure-specific endonuclease subunit EME1 isoform X1, with protein MAESEPRSEESDGEELPTLASLLQASPSLPPPPGVLGHRRSSSPAPKPGRATGVVVVVSSGSEEEEEEEVVEVIPLTERIKRRVEAKREADFQPPQPGGGNAGGGAGLYASGDLLAPGSRGSQEALVSSGEVSCGNQSGMRGVERPSLCPLPASQSDSADKPNRPLVSGASPETSPLPKKPKYSQKERETICQAVWQRRKEREARRRQQEQEKERKRALAKMLKAQRPGECQKYITVVLDPVLLQVEGGGQILSALQAANYSCVVESQAVPCSITWRRKTVSSQMEEGDEWTEEPNVLVLLRLEEFLSMVHNYKQEAQGCTEGQKETLQSYVAHVMEKMPGKILALTVVEVENYFRSLRVQSKKRLQQAAASGNQEEEQGKQRKKKVKDSGLEITRMDVEEALVDLQLSKQVQVSFFESREELGEFATMFTKAVAEAPFKREREKTGFSFYLEKGWCRGVKVDHSGKGLLEVWKRQIQQFNRVSREMAEAIVSAYPSPQLLNQAYNRCSSEQEQENMLANIPVHRGDGVTATSRRIGPELSRRIYLQMTSHDPDLYLDFTG; from the exons ATGGCGGAGAGCGAGCCGAGGTCTGAGGAGAGCGATGGGGAGGAGCTGCCTACTTTAGCCTCCCTGCTGCAGGCCTCGCCATCGCTGCCGCCACCGCCCGGCGTGTTGGGCCACCGGCGGTCCTCGTCCCCTGCTCCCAAGCCGGGGAGGGCGACGGGGGTGGTTGTGGTGGTGAGCAGTGGGagcgaagaggaggaggaggaggaagtggtgGAGGTCATCCCTCTGACCGAGAGGATCAAGAGGAGGGTGGAAGCAAAGAGGGAGGCGGATTTTCAGCCCCCCCAGCCAGGCGGTGGGAATGCAGGAGGGGGAGCTGGCCTTTATGCTAGCGGTGACCTGTTGGCACCTGGCAGCAGAGGGTCGCAGGAAGCCCTGGTGTCGTCTGGAGAAGTGTCTTGTGGCAATCAAAGTGGCATGCGCGGTGTTGAGAGGCCCTCTTTGTGCCCGCTGCCAGCCTCTCAGTCTGACTCTGCAGACAAGCCTAATAGGCCCCTGGTAAGCGGAGCAAGCCCAGAAACATCCCCCCTTCCCAAGAAACCAAAATATAGTCAGAAGGAAAGGGAGACAATCTGCCAGGCTgtgtggcagaggaggaaggagcgagAAGCacggaggaggcagcaggagcaggagaaagagaggaagagggcCCTTGCCAAGATGCTGAAAGCTCAGCGACCAGGGGAGTGCCAGAAATACATAACGGTGGTGCTAGATCCAG TTCTCTTACAGGTAGAAGGTGGTGGACAGATCCTTAGTGCTTTGCAGGCTGCAAATTATTCCTGTGTTGTTGAGAGTCAGGCTGTTCCCTGCAGCATCACCTGGAGGAGAAAGACTGTGTCATCTCAG ATGGAAGAAGGAGATGAATGGACAGAAGAACCAAATGTCCTGGTTCTGCTTCGCTTGGAGGAGTTTTTGTCCATGGTTCACAACTACAAACAA GAGGCCCAGGGCTGTACAGAAGGACAGAAGGAGACCCTGCAGAGCTATGTAGCCCATGTGATGGAGAAAATGCCTGGGAAAATTCTGGCACTGACAGTAGTTgaagtagaaaattatttcag GTCTCTCAGGGTTCAGTCAAAAAAGAGACTGCAACAGGCAGCAGCAAGTGGAAACCAAGAAGAGGaacagggaaaacagagaaaaaaaaaagttaaggattCTGGCCTGGAGATAACCAGAATGGATGTGGAAGAA GCCTTGGTGGATCTACAGCTGTCCAAACAAGTCCAAGTCAGCTTTTTTGAGAGCCGGGAGGAGCTTGGAGAATTTGCCACTATGTTCACAAAAGCTGTAGCTGAAGCACCGTTCAA GCGAGAGCGAGAGAAGACGGGGTTCTCTTTCTACTTAGAGAAGGGGTGGTGCAGAGGGGTGAAGGTGGATCATTCCGGAAAGGGTCTCTTGGAAGTTTGGAAGAGGCAGATACAACAATTTAACCGGGTCAGCCGGGAGATGGCTGAGGCTATTGTCTCTGCCTACCCTTCTCCTCAGCTTCTGAACCAG GCCTATAACAGATGCTCCTcggagcaggagcaggaaaacATGCTGGCTAATATCCCTGTGCACCGTGGTGACGGTGTGACAGCCACCTCCCGGCGGATCGGACCAGAACTCTCCCGACGAATCTATCTGCAGATGACTTCCCACGATCCTGATCTCTACTTGGATTTCACTGGGTAG
- the LRRC59 gene encoding leucine-rich repeat-containing protein 59 isoform X1, with product MSRGGGKGPSLKDKLDGNELDLSLCDLNEVPVRELAALPKATILDLSCNNLISLPSDFCSLMHLVKLDLSKNRLQQLPLDFGRLVNLQHLDLLNNRLVTLPVSFAQLKNLKWLDLKDNPLDPVLAKVAGDCLDEKQCKQAAVKVLQHMKAIQSEQDRQRQRKLQAEREMEKKREAEQRAKEAQERELRKREKAEEKERRRREYDAQKAAKQEMEKKTKKENVQTRKPASSSRPPQPPRHKHSWSRSVLRVLLFVLLCVLCTLAACKLTELQHQPLCISVNTLYEDVLAALQNHKTLQNMLQQNSQQ from the exons ATGTCGCGGGGCGGCGGGAAGGGGCCGAGCCTGAAGGACAAGCTGGACGGCAACGAGCTGGACCTGAGCCTCTGCGACCTGAACGAGGTGCCGGTCCGGGAGCTG gcTGCTCTTCCAAAAGCTACTATATTGGATTTGTCCTGTAACAACCTCATTTCCTTGCCG TCAGACTTCTGCAGTTTGATGCATCTGGTGAAACTGGATTTGAGTAAAAATCGGCTTCAACAGCTGCCCTTGGACTTTGGCCGCCTGGTCAATCTGCAGCACCTGGACCTTCTGAACAACCGTTTAGTCACCCTGCCAGTCAGCTTTGCACAGCTCAAG AACCTGAAGTGGCTGGATCTGAAGGACAATCCCCTCGATCCTGTCCTAGCTAAAGTAGCAGGAGACTGTCTGGATGAGAAGCAGTGTAAACAGGCTGCTGTCAAG GTACTGCAGCACATGAAAGCGATCCAGTCTGAGCAGGATCGACAACGGCAACGGAAGCTCCAAGCAGAGCGAG aaatggagaagaaGCGTGAAGCAGAACAGCGAGcaaaggaggctcaggagaggGAACTGAGGAAGCgagagaaggcagaagaaaaggaacGCAGAAGACGGGAGTATGATGCTCAGAAAGCTGCAAAgcaggagatggaaaagaaaactaaaaaagaaaacgTGCAGACCCGAA AGCCTGCCTCCAGTTCTCGTCCCCCGCAGCCACCCCGGCACAAGCATTCGTGGTCGCGGTCGGTGCTGAGGGTCCTGCTCTTCGTGCTGCTGTGCGTCCTCTGTACTTTGGCCGCCTGCAAGCTGACAGAGCTGCAGCATCAACCGCTGTGCATCAGCGTGAACACTCTCTACGAGGACGTGTTAGCCGCTctgcaaaaccacaaaaccctgCAAAACATGCTACAACAGAACTCGCAGCAGTGA
- the LRRC59 gene encoding leucine-rich repeat-containing protein 59 isoform X2, producing the protein MSRGGGKGPSLKDKLDGNELDLSLCDLNEAALPKATILDLSCNNLISLPSDFCSLMHLVKLDLSKNRLQQLPLDFGRLVNLQHLDLLNNRLVTLPVSFAQLKNLKWLDLKDNPLDPVLAKVAGDCLDEKQCKQAAVKVLQHMKAIQSEQDRQRQRKLQAEREMEKKREAEQRAKEAQERELRKREKAEEKERRRREYDAQKAAKQEMEKKTKKENVQTRKPASSSRPPQPPRHKHSWSRSVLRVLLFVLLCVLCTLAACKLTELQHQPLCISVNTLYEDVLAALQNHKTLQNMLQQNSQQ; encoded by the exons ATGTCGCGGGGCGGCGGGAAGGGGCCGAGCCTGAAGGACAAGCTGGACGGCAACGAGCTGGACCTGAGCCTCTGCGACCTGAACGAG gcTGCTCTTCCAAAAGCTACTATATTGGATTTGTCCTGTAACAACCTCATTTCCTTGCCG TCAGACTTCTGCAGTTTGATGCATCTGGTGAAACTGGATTTGAGTAAAAATCGGCTTCAACAGCTGCCCTTGGACTTTGGCCGCCTGGTCAATCTGCAGCACCTGGACCTTCTGAACAACCGTTTAGTCACCCTGCCAGTCAGCTTTGCACAGCTCAAG AACCTGAAGTGGCTGGATCTGAAGGACAATCCCCTCGATCCTGTCCTAGCTAAAGTAGCAGGAGACTGTCTGGATGAGAAGCAGTGTAAACAGGCTGCTGTCAAG GTACTGCAGCACATGAAAGCGATCCAGTCTGAGCAGGATCGACAACGGCAACGGAAGCTCCAAGCAGAGCGAG aaatggagaagaaGCGTGAAGCAGAACAGCGAGcaaaggaggctcaggagaggGAACTGAGGAAGCgagagaaggcagaagaaaaggaacGCAGAAGACGGGAGTATGATGCTCAGAAAGCTGCAAAgcaggagatggaaaagaaaactaaaaaagaaaacgTGCAGACCCGAA AGCCTGCCTCCAGTTCTCGTCCCCCGCAGCCACCCCGGCACAAGCATTCGTGGTCGCGGTCGGTGCTGAGGGTCCTGCTCTTCGTGCTGCTGTGCGTCCTCTGTACTTTGGCCGCCTGCAAGCTGACAGAGCTGCAGCATCAACCGCTGTGCATCAGCGTGAACACTCTCTACGAGGACGTGTTAGCCGCTctgcaaaaccacaaaaccctgCAAAACATGCTACAACAGAACTCGCAGCAGTGA